CAAAAGCTGAAATCTCTTGACCGGAGGTAATAGAGATAGTGGCTCCAATGAGAGCCACTATAATTAATTTTTTGTTCATTATTATTTAATTATAAATTATGGAAGTACTTTGAAATCTGCACGTCTATTTTGAGCATCGCAAGCTTTTGTTTTATCTGTGCAAACTGGATTGCTTTCGCCGAAGCTAACTACAGCGATTCTATCAGCACTAACGCCATTTCTTACAAGAGCATCTTTAGCGCTTTTAGCACGTTTTAAACCAAGAGCATAGTTATACTCATCTGTACCCCACTCATCGCAGTTACCTTCTACTTTTATAGAAAGAGCTTGAGCGTCAGCTTGGTTGAATACTGATGCATTTGAGCTAACAACGCCTTGTTGATCAGCTTTGATATTAAATTTATCAAAGTCAAAATATACACTTTTAACTTGACTCTCGATGTTAGCAATAAGAGCTGCTAATCTATCAGCATCGCTCATGCTACCTGAATTATCTGCAGATTGATTTGAATTTGAATTCATATCAACTTCAGGGTTTTTTGAGCTACAACCGCTCAACAATAAAGTTGCAACTGCAACACTTGCTAGAACTACTTTTTTCATTCCTTATCCTTTTTTAGAAATTTGGTCGAATTATATCACAAAAATTTTAAATTTTATCAGAATATTACCAATCTATAGATTGAATTTTTCCTACTTTTAAAGGAAACTGAAAACTTCTGTTTTCATTTAACCTAATAACTCCTAGTGAACTTTGACCGCCAAGCTCTTTTATAAAGACGACACTTTGCCCATCGCTTGAGAATCTTGGATAGTTATTTTTGCCATTTGCTGTAAGCTGGCGTATAAAATCCGTTTGAGTTGAAATTAGATATATATTAAAACTACCGCTTGCTTCCCTACTTGAATAAACAACATAATTTTCAAATGTGCTTACAGAGTTGTTATTCTTACCATGAAATACCATTTGTTCAACGCTTCCGCCAGAAATCGCAGGAGTTGCAAAAACGTTAGGATAACCAAGCCTATCTGATACAAAAACTATTTTGCTATCATTATCTACAAAATTTCCATTTACATCTATGCCTGGATAATTAGTAATCTGCGTCAAACTTTTACTATTTGTATTATAGATAAAAATATCTGGCTGATCTTTTGGTGCCATGGTTAATAGAATTTTACTTCCATCTTTACTAACATCTGAGGCTATAAGCATGCCAATGCTATCAATTATCTTTGTTTTTGTACCAGAATTTAGATCATATCTAAATAAAGTTGGCTTATTATTCACATAAGATGTATAGTAAAATTTACTTTGATCGGCTCCTGCCCATTTTGGGAAAATGTTTAGACCGCCACTTACTATGGTCTTTTGATATGTAAGTGTATAATCAGCAACTATGATAGAGCTTTGGCGAGCTGAAGTATATTTTGAAAGAATAATAAATTTTTCCATCCAACCAACTGGTGGTAAATTTAGTTCATTAGTAAGCTCAACTATACTTTTATGAGCCAAAAACGGATACTTTGCGCCGTCTGGCATAGTATAAACCTTCTCATATCTTGTAGTTGCTGTTTTAGCGTTTATCAGTTTTACTCTTAAAGTAAGAGGTGAGCCCATAGAGCCTTCAAGAGCATATCTAAAGATAAGCTCGACGCCTTTATCACTCATTGTATTAGTAGTTGCATCCCCTTCATAGGTAGAAGGCACATGATCTTCGATTACTTCAAAATCGGAACTAACCTTTAGATCTCCTAGCATGATTTTAAAGAATTTATCTTTAAAACCCATATCGCTAACAGCAGTTGTTGCATCTTGCAAAGCTATCTTTGGCAAGGCAATACCTTGATTTACAACAGATATGGTTGCATCAGCAGCATAAAGCCCTAGAGCAACACATAAAAAAAGAAAAATTTTCTTCATCTCTACTCCATAATTTTATAAATTTTAGTTTATTTTATCTTCTAAATTTAAATTAAAAGTAGTGCTTTTGTCTGGATTGAATGGAAATTTCTCCGTTGTAAGTTTTTCTAAGCACTCTCTTACTTTTGCGTTAAATTCTTCATTATATGATAGCTCTAAAATTTCATAGCTAAAATTTCCGCTCTGATCTATCATAACTTTAACTTTAGCTAAATTTGCAGAATCAGCCTTATAACTTTGCCATCTTCTTTGAATTTGTTTTGTTATCGCACCCATTAGTGGATCGTAAGTACCGGTAGATTGTGATTTCGGAGCGGTTGGATTTTGATCTATCTTTAAACTCTTTATTATATCACTAGCTTCTTTTGCGGCTTTTGAACTAGAAGCCTCGCTCTTTTTACGGCTTTGCACTTTATTTTCAACCTTTTTTATACCATCATCTTTTTTGAGTTTTGTAGGGTCTATGTCACTAAAGAGGTCTTTTATATTTGGCTCTTTTGGTTTTGGCTTTTCAACTGGCTTTGGTGTAGGCTTAGGCTCAGGTTTTGGCTCTGGCTTAACATCTTCTTTGGGTTCTTCACTTGGTTTTAAAATTTCTGGTTTTGGTTCTGGCTTTGGCTCAGGTTTTGGTTCCTCTTTTGGAGGAGTTGGTAAGCTTGGCGTAGGCAATGGTTCATCTGGTACAACAGGCTTATTTGTAGTCTCTTGCTTATCTTCTTCAGATTCCTTTTTAGGTTCAGGCTTTGTCTCTTTAACTACTTCATCTGCTTGTTTTGGAGCTTTAATGGTTTGATCAACTTCTCTATCAACCATAACCACATCCATAATAGCATCTTTATCATCGGTATATTTTTTAGGAGGTTCTGCAAAAAAAGTAAGCTTTATAAACAAAACAAGTATAATAATAACGTAAATACAAGATGCTACAAGAAACGAACTAAGCGTTGGAAATTTAACTTTATTTGACATCTTAACCGTTTGTCTCTAAAGCTACTTTATTAAAACCAGCACCTTTCAAAGTCTTTAATACAAACATAACATCATCGTATTTTAAATTTTTGTCAGCTTTTATATAGATAGGCGAGGTTTTATCGTATTTTGTACTCATTAATGCAATATTATCAGGAAACTCAGCAAGGCTCATAGTACTCTGATCAATTCTAACTTGTCCTTGCGAATTTATAGATACTATAAGGTCTTTTTGCTTAGATGTTGAAGTTTTCGCCTTTGAACCATCTGGAAGAGTAATATCCTCTTGATATGTTATAGTTGGCATAGTAACCATTAAAATGGCTAGTAAAACAAGCATAATATCAACAAGAGGAGTTATATTTAGCTCTGGTGTCTCATCGGTAAATTTAACGGCCATTTATAGTATCTCATCATCTTTTTTAAGTGCTATCATAACATCAGCCTGACGCTCAATAACACTCATTAATTCATAAGCTTTTCTTTTTATGAGTAAATTAAATGTATATGCTGGGATGGCAACAAAAATTCCGCAACCAGTTGCAACAAGTGCCTCTGAAATAGCTGGAGCGATAATACCAAGTGATGAACCTCCACCATTTCCAAGCTGTGAAAATGTCTCTAAAATAGAAACAACGGTTCCAAAAAGACCGATAAAAGGCGAAGTAGATGCTATTACACTTAGCCACGTTAGTCCACTTGTAGCATTTTTCTCGGCTATGCTTATACATACATTTAGTTTTTCTCTTGAAATTCTTCCATTTGCACATTTTCTCAAAGACGAATCATTTGGAATATTTTTAGCACCCATAAGCAGTGCTTCAAGTGCATTTTGCTCACGTTTTTGCCAAGCTCCAATACCAGCCATTCTTGAAAAAAGAATTGTGAAACTAACTATAAAATATATTGACAGCCAAGTTAAAACAATAATTGTAATAAAACTACTTCTTTGAATGTAATTTAAAAATAAATCTATGCCGCCCACTTATCTAGTTCTCACTACATTTTCCATTTTAGATATAGTTGCTGCAAAAGCATTTGTATCACTACTCATGCTCTCTATCAAATTTCTAGCAGCTTCCAATGAATTTGCAAGCTCGCTTTCACTATCACCAGAGACGTAAACCGCACCGTCAGCAAGTATTACTACCTTACCTTCGTCAATCTTTGCATAGCCCCAGTTAATCGCAACAACATCATGTTTTTTATTTTTATGTTCTATATCTATAATACCTGCTTTTAAAAGAGATATTAATGAGGCGTGGTTTGGCAAAACACCAAACTCACCCTCGCTACCTGGAAGCACTACACTACTCACGTCATCATTAAATATCTGACCTTGAGGAGTTACGATCTCTAAATGTAATTTATCCATTACGCTTCCTTTTT
This region of Campylobacter concisus genomic DNA includes:
- the tolB gene encoding Tol-Pal system protein TolB; its protein translation is MKKIFLFLCVALGLYAADATISVVNQGIALPKIALQDATTAVSDMGFKDKFFKIMLGDLKVSSDFEVIEDHVPSTYEGDATTNTMSDKGVELIFRYALEGSMGSPLTLRVKLINAKTATTRYEKVYTMPDGAKYPFLAHKSIVELTNELNLPPVGWMEKFIILSKYTSARQSSIIVADYTLTYQKTIVSGGLNIFPKWAGADQSKFYYTSYVNNKPTLFRYDLNSGTKTKIIDSIGMLIASDVSKDGSKILLTMAPKDQPDIFIYNTNSKSLTQITNYPGIDVNGNFVDNDSKIVFVSDRLGYPNVFATPAISGGSVEQMVFHGKNNNSVSTFENYVVYSSREASGSFNIYLISTQTDFIRQLTANGKNNYPRFSSDGQSVVFIKELGGQSSLGVIRLNENRSFQFPLKVGKIQSIDW
- a CDS encoding TonB C-terminal domain-containing protein, encoding MSNKVKFPTLSSFLVASCIYVIIILVLFIKLTFFAEPPKKYTDDKDAIMDVVMVDREVDQTIKAPKQADEVVKETKPEPKKESEEDKQETTNKPVVPDEPLPTPSLPTPPKEEPKPEPKPEPKPEILKPSEEPKEDVKPEPKPEPKPTPKPVEKPKPKEPNIKDLFSDIDPTKLKKDDGIKKVENKVQSRKKSEASSSKAAKEASDIIKSLKIDQNPTAPKSQSTGTYDPLMGAITKQIQRRWQSYKADSANLAKVKVMIDQSGNFSYEILELSYNEEFNAKVRECLEKLTTEKFPFNPDKSTTFNLNLEDKIN
- the atpC gene encoding ATP synthase F1 subunit epsilon, which encodes MDKLHLEIVTPQGQIFNDDVSSVVLPGSEGEFGVLPNHASLISLLKAGIIDIEHKNKKHDVVAINWGYAKIDEGKVVILADGAVYVSGDSESELANSLEAARNLIESMSSDTNAFAATISKMENVVRTR
- a CDS encoding OmpA family protein, whose protein sequence is MKKVVLASVAVATLLLSGCSSKNPEVDMNSNSNQSADNSGSMSDADRLAALIANIESQVKSVYFDFDKFNIKADQQGVVSSNASVFNQADAQALSIKVEGNCDEWGTDEYNYALGLKRAKSAKDALVRNGVSADRIAVVSFGESNPVCTDKTKACDAQNRRADFKVLP
- a CDS encoding biopolymer transporter ExbD, whose translation is MAVKFTDETPELNITPLVDIMLVLLAILMVTMPTITYQEDITLPDGSKAKTSTSKQKDLIVSINSQGQVRIDQSTMSLAEFPDNIALMSTKYDKTSPIYIKADKNLKYDDVMFVLKTLKGAGFNKVALETNG
- a CDS encoding MotA/TolQ/ExbB proton channel family protein, which gives rise to MGGIDLFLNYIQRSSFITIIVLTWLSIYFIVSFTILFSRMAGIGAWQKREQNALEALLMGAKNIPNDSSLRKCANGRISREKLNVCISIAEKNATSGLTWLSVIASTSPFIGLFGTVVSILETFSQLGNGGGSSLGIIAPAISEALVATGCGIFVAIPAYTFNLLIKRKAYELMSVIERQADVMIALKKDDEIL